In Pseudoduganella albidiflava, a single window of DNA contains:
- a CDS encoding protease complex subunit PrcB family protein gives MRPYRSAVQAAALLLTALSLAACGGGGPSSSPTSAVAGGKGIAVGEPAPGAPAREEFIAQARKADCAEQRNRLFIIDNELVLWDRAGNCADMSWNATLYRLTPGAMLCTAGDTIAGPRTTCTDERYRALLETAAANLAKDDLGLGGAHKVEVVPFIKDGTLPFAPLVQDQYSGIAQPRNVVVRDRAGLETLWNAHYLGRSPVPPLPEVDFQRSMVVGVFAGSQAAGCQSAAVATVEGDNGKVVVGYEISTLMTVAPCAQALGAPMALAVVDRYEGEVAFVDTTPEHMAFTSLDLEDNSAVATPETVVVRDAAAWNELWARHKSRSVPVLPVPQVDFNRYMVIGVFIGSRPNGCFKTTVTDVYRSGRKIHVTRVDHQPDPRAVCTQALTTPSHLIMVERSDLPVVVSSHTVT, from the coding sequence ATGCGTCCATATCGATCCGCAGTCCAGGCAGCTGCGCTGTTGCTGACCGCCCTGTCCCTCGCCGCGTGCGGCGGCGGCGGTCCGTCGTCGTCACCCACGTCGGCCGTCGCGGGCGGGAAGGGCATCGCCGTCGGCGAGCCGGCCCCGGGCGCACCGGCGCGCGAGGAATTCATTGCCCAGGCACGCAAGGCCGACTGCGCCGAACAGCGCAACCGGCTGTTCATCATCGACAACGAGCTGGTGCTGTGGGACCGTGCCGGCAATTGCGCGGACATGTCGTGGAACGCGACGCTGTACCGCCTCACGCCGGGTGCGATGCTGTGCACCGCCGGCGACACGATCGCCGGGCCGCGCACCACCTGCACGGACGAGCGCTACCGTGCATTGCTGGAAACTGCCGCGGCCAACCTGGCGAAGGATGACCTGGGCCTCGGCGGCGCGCACAAGGTCGAGGTCGTGCCGTTCATCAAGGATGGCACGCTGCCGTTTGCGCCGCTGGTGCAGGACCAGTATTCGGGAATCGCGCAGCCGCGCAACGTCGTAGTCCGCGACCGGGCCGGCCTCGAAACACTGTGGAACGCGCATTACCTGGGCCGCAGCCCGGTGCCGCCGCTGCCGGAGGTCGACTTCCAGCGCAGCATGGTGGTCGGCGTCTTCGCCGGTTCGCAGGCGGCCGGCTGCCAGTCGGCTGCCGTAGCGACGGTGGAAGGCGACAACGGCAAGGTCGTGGTCGGCTATGAAATCAGCACGCTGATGACGGTGGCACCCTGCGCGCAAGCCCTGGGCGCGCCGATGGCGCTGGCCGTCGTCGACCGGTACGAGGGCGAAGTGGCGTTCGTCGACACCACGCCGGAGCACATGGCCTTCACCAGCCTGGACCTGGAAGACAATTCCGCCGTGGCCACGCCGGAAACGGTCGTGGTGCGCGATGCCGCCGCCTGGAACGAACTCTGGGCCCGGCACAAGAGCCGGAGCGTGCCGGTGCTGCCGGTGCCCCAGGTGGATTTCAACCGCTACATGGTCATCGGCGTCTTCATCGGCAGCAGGCCGAATGGTTGCTTTAAAACAACGGTCACCGACGTTTACCGCAGCGGCCGCAAGATTCATGTGACCCGCGTCGACCACCAGCCCGACCCGCGAGCGGTTTGCACGCAGGCGTTGACGACCCCTTCGCACCTGATCATGGTCGAGCGCAGCGACTTGCCGGTGGTAGTGTCGTCACACACTGTTACTTGA
- a CDS encoding MipA/OmpV family protein has protein sequence MYKFFVLALAGACGAAHAQTPAINPMPDGSRDMYVGLGAQYAPRYEGAADRRTTALPMLQVQWSNGIFISGMSMGMHLSNSPSVEYGPLVALAPGRDASGTKMFRLGTVGDNAGNPGGPSTWLPDPITGLPPPKDGDVKEDDVKQDDVKEEPPPAAGADGFAPNEGGDGLTADNSVNLLDGVHAIRRRVLYGGFANFYLTPQLRVTTNLLYGAGNDRNGLRMHVALQHLQQDIAPHHTLALSAGVTLVNRAYNMAYFGVTAEEADQYGINAEYHPDGGIEDVRAGARWNWALSPAWMMTTGLQVSRLVGDARKSPLVERPTNVSLSTALVYRF, from the coding sequence ATGTACAAGTTTTTCGTACTTGCCTTGGCGGGCGCGTGCGGTGCGGCCCACGCGCAAACTCCCGCCATCAATCCCATGCCCGACGGTAGCCGCGATATGTACGTGGGCCTTGGCGCGCAATATGCCCCACGCTACGAGGGAGCGGCCGACCGCCGGACCACCGCCTTGCCGATGCTGCAGGTCCAGTGGAGCAACGGCATTTTTATCTCGGGAATGAGCATGGGCATGCACCTGTCGAATTCTCCTTCCGTGGAATATGGTCCGCTGGTGGCACTGGCGCCGGGCCGCGATGCGTCCGGCACGAAGATGTTCCGGCTCGGCACCGTCGGCGACAATGCCGGCAACCCGGGCGGACCGTCGACGTGGCTGCCGGACCCCATTACCGGACTCCCGCCGCCCAAGGATGGCGACGTCAAGGAAGACGACGTGAAGCAGGACGACGTCAAGGAAGAGCCGCCGCCGGCGGCAGGCGCGGACGGTTTCGCGCCCAACGAGGGCGGCGATGGCCTCACGGCCGACAACAGCGTCAACCTGCTCGATGGCGTGCACGCGATCCGGCGCCGCGTCCTGTATGGCGGCTTCGCCAATTTCTACCTGACGCCGCAACTGCGCGTGACCACCAACCTGCTGTACGGCGCCGGCAACGACCGCAACGGCTTGCGCATGCACGTGGCCCTGCAGCACCTGCAGCAGGATATCGCGCCGCACCACACGCTGGCGCTGTCGGCCGGCGTCACGCTCGTCAACCGCGCCTACAACATGGCGTATTTCGGCGTCACGGCCGAGGAAGCCGATCAGTACGGCATCAATGCCGAATACCATCCCGATGGGGGCATCGAGGATGTGCGCGCCGGTGCGCGCTGGAACTGGGCGCTGTCGCCGGCGTGGATGATGACCACGGGCTTGCAGGTCAGCCGCCTGGTGGGCGATGCCAGGAAGAGTCCGCTCGTGGAGCGGCCGACCAACGTTTCCCTGTCGACGGCGCTGGTCTACCGGTTCTGA
- a CDS encoding methanol/ethanol family PQQ-dependent dehydrogenase: MFLLNRVTRATRPGRWWPCLALAILPAFAMADSDVEKLTKDPKNWAMQAGDLANQRYSELKQINAGNAGQLTVAWTFSTGVLRGHEGGPLVIGDMMYVHSPFPNKVFAIALEDQSIKWKYEPKQDPSVIPVMCCDVVNRGVAYANGKIFLQQADTTLVALDAKTGQEIWKVKTGDPKKGETTTNTPHIFKDKVLTGVSGGEFGVRGRLTAYDMNTGKLVWQAHSTGPDKDMLIDPAKTMTWTNGKMAPVGKDSSLKSWKGDQWKLGGGTTWGWYSYDPELNTVYYGTGNPSTWNPRQRPGDNKWSMTIFARDLDTGMAKWAFQMTPHDEWDYDGVNEMILADIKVKGKMRKALVHLDRNGFGYTMDRVSGELLIAEKFDPAVNWATHIDMKTGRPQVVAKYSTDQNGEEVNSKGVCPAALGSKDQQPATYSRKTGLFYVPTNHVCMDYEPFKVEYVAGQPYVGATLEMYPAPNSHGGLGNFIAWDAGTGKIVWSKPEKFSVWSGALSTAGDVVFYGTLEGYLKAVDHNGKELWKFKTPSGIIGNINTWEYKGKQYVGVLSGIGGWAGIGLAAGLTKSTDGLGAAGGYKDLAKYTELGGVLTVFALPDAVVPAGERTAAKDQ, from the coding sequence ATGTTCCTGCTGAACCGTGTCACCCGTGCCACGCGGCCCGGCCGCTGGTGGCCGTGCCTCGCGCTGGCCATTCTGCCCGCATTCGCGATGGCCGACTCGGATGTCGAAAAACTGACGAAGGACCCGAAGAACTGGGCGATGCAGGCCGGCGACCTGGCCAACCAGCGCTACAGCGAGCTGAAACAGATCAACGCCGGCAATGCCGGCCAGCTGACCGTCGCATGGACGTTCTCCACCGGCGTGCTGCGCGGGCACGAGGGCGGGCCGCTCGTCATCGGCGACATGATGTACGTGCACAGCCCGTTCCCGAACAAGGTCTTCGCGATCGCGCTGGAAGACCAGAGCATCAAGTGGAAATACGAGCCGAAGCAGGACCCGTCCGTGATTCCCGTGATGTGCTGCGACGTCGTCAACCGCGGTGTCGCCTATGCGAACGGCAAGATCTTCCTGCAGCAGGCCGACACGACCCTCGTGGCGCTCGATGCGAAGACCGGCCAGGAAATCTGGAAGGTCAAGACGGGCGACCCGAAAAAGGGTGAAACGACGACCAACACGCCGCACATCTTCAAGGACAAGGTGCTGACCGGCGTGAGCGGCGGCGAATTCGGCGTGCGCGGCCGCCTCACCGCCTACGACATGAATACGGGCAAGCTGGTGTGGCAGGCCCACAGCACCGGGCCGGACAAGGACATGCTGATCGACCCGGCGAAGACGATGACCTGGACCAACGGCAAGATGGCGCCCGTCGGCAAGGATTCGTCGCTGAAGAGCTGGAAGGGCGACCAGTGGAAGCTGGGCGGCGGCACCACGTGGGGCTGGTACAGCTACGATCCGGAACTGAACACGGTGTACTACGGCACCGGCAACCCCAGCACGTGGAATCCGCGCCAGCGCCCGGGCGACAACAAATGGTCGATGACGATCTTCGCGCGCGACCTCGATACGGGCATGGCGAAATGGGCATTCCAGATGACGCCGCACGACGAATGGGATTACGACGGTGTCAATGAAATGATCCTGGCCGACATCAAGGTGAAAGGCAAGATGCGCAAGGCCCTCGTGCACCTGGACCGCAACGGTTTCGGCTACACGATGGACCGCGTCAGCGGCGAGCTGCTGATTGCCGAGAAATTCGACCCGGCCGTCAACTGGGCCACGCACATCGACATGAAGACGGGCCGCCCGCAGGTGGTGGCCAAGTACAGCACCGACCAGAACGGCGAGGAAGTCAATTCGAAGGGTGTCTGCCCCGCAGCGCTGGGCTCGAAGGACCAGCAGCCGGCCACCTACTCGCGCAAGACCGGGCTGTTCTACGTGCCGACCAACCACGTGTGCATGGACTACGAGCCGTTCAAGGTGGAGTACGTGGCGGGCCAGCCGTACGTGGGCGCGACGCTGGAGATGTACCCGGCGCCGAACAGCCATGGCGGCCTGGGCAATTTCATCGCCTGGGATGCCGGCACCGGCAAGATCGTCTGGTCGAAGCCGGAGAAATTCTCCGTGTGGAGCGGCGCGCTGTCCACCGCGGGCGACGTGGTGTTCTACGGCACGCTGGAAGGCTACCTGAAAGCCGTCGATCACAACGGCAAGGAGCTCTGGAAATTCAAGACGCCGTCCGGCATCATCGGCAACATCAACACGTGGGAATACAAGGGCAAGCAGTACGTGGGCGTGTTGTCCGGCATTGGCGGCTGGGCCGGCATCGGGCTTGCGGCCGGCCTGACGAAGAGCACGGATGGACTGGGCGCCGCCGGCGGCTACAAGGACCTGGCGAAATACACCGAACTCGGTGGCGTGCTGACCGTGTTCGCGTTGCCGGATGCCGTGGTGCCTGCTGGCGAGAGGACGGCGGCGAAGGACCAGTAA
- a CDS encoding sigma-54-dependent Fis family transcriptional regulator, protein MSDGALAHVRRVRSIVQGRDGSGAAGPCNAITRSWIRCLHDYQLDPERREEPEVVDAAELAERRERLAGVQAVAKVEMANLYQQLAGSGYAIVLTDAAGVLLNYFGDPGFTHAASRSGLMPGAVWSERAQGTNGMGTCLAERRPVTVHQDEHYLVRHIGLSCAGAPIFDHEGEIVAALDASGESRLAQQHTLALVTMSVQMIENRVFLDRFRHDYILRFHNRPEFIGTLSEGAIALDPAGKVLAATRCALFQLGFAAPADIVGHDITELFNSSFPGLVDSTVRKAFHAVPIFGLRNGARFYSVMLPPVRVTSSAGRQAAAPTSQAPSPLERVHFGDAAMAANVRIATRVCERNVAIMLVGETGTGKEVFAQALHRSGPRAGKPFVAINCAAIPETLIESELFGYRAGAFTGASKEGQQGKLYQANGGTLFLDEIGDMPYPLQARLLRVLEERTIVPLGGGAPLPLDIQVTSATHCDLQQMIAKGTFREDLFYRLQGITLRLPPLRERTDVRALVSLIVTEESDDGAPLSLDETLLAALERQRWPGNLRQLRHLLRAMIALRESDHLTVHDLPPEYRTGIVAPESPMRDSEEALSGTRDPGAHAAGPLAAGLPQDDVLAADPDATDPLATDPDDGNSHDLNPLEHAEREALLRELQRHDWNISTVARQLHISRNTLYRKVQRLHIRHPGKAVPC, encoded by the coding sequence ATGTCCGATGGTGCCCTGGCCCATGTCCGGCGGGTGCGTTCGATCGTCCAGGGCCGCGACGGCTCCGGGGCGGCCGGCCCGTGCAACGCCATTACCCGTTCGTGGATCCGTTGCCTGCACGATTACCAGCTCGACCCGGAGCGGCGCGAAGAGCCGGAGGTGGTCGATGCGGCCGAACTGGCCGAGCGGCGCGAGCGGCTGGCGGGCGTGCAGGCCGTCGCCAAGGTCGAGATGGCCAACCTGTACCAGCAACTGGCCGGTTCGGGCTACGCGATCGTGCTGACCGACGCCGCCGGCGTGCTGCTCAATTATTTCGGCGACCCCGGCTTTACCCACGCGGCATCCCGTTCGGGCCTGATGCCGGGCGCCGTGTGGAGCGAACGGGCGCAAGGCACCAACGGCATGGGCACCTGCCTGGCCGAGCGCCGCCCCGTCACCGTGCACCAGGACGAGCATTACCTGGTCCGCCACATCGGACTCAGCTGTGCCGGCGCCCCCATCTTCGACCATGAAGGCGAAATCGTCGCGGCGCTGGATGCGTCCGGCGAATCGCGCCTGGCGCAGCAGCACACGCTGGCGCTCGTCACGATGTCCGTGCAGATGATCGAGAACCGCGTCTTCCTCGACCGCTTCCGGCACGACTACATCCTGCGCTTCCATAACCGGCCCGAATTCATCGGCACGCTGAGCGAGGGGGCGATCGCGCTGGACCCCGCCGGCAAGGTGCTGGCCGCCACCCGTTGCGCGCTGTTCCAGCTGGGCTTTGCGGCGCCGGCGGACATCGTCGGCCACGACATCACGGAACTGTTCAACAGCTCCTTCCCGGGCCTGGTGGACAGTACGGTGCGCAAGGCATTCCACGCGGTGCCGATCTTCGGCCTGCGCAATGGCGCCCGCTTCTACAGTGTGATGCTGCCGCCGGTGCGCGTGACGTCATCCGCCGGCAGGCAAGCCGCCGCGCCCACGTCACAAGCGCCTTCGCCGCTGGAGCGCGTGCATTTCGGCGACGCGGCCATGGCCGCCAACGTGCGCATCGCCACCCGCGTGTGCGAGCGCAACGTGGCGATCATGCTGGTCGGCGAAACCGGCACGGGCAAGGAAGTCTTCGCCCAGGCGCTGCACCGGTCCGGACCGCGCGCCGGCAAGCCGTTCGTGGCGATCAACTGCGCGGCCATTCCGGAAACGCTGATCGAAAGCGAACTGTTCGGATACCGGGCGGGCGCCTTCACGGGTGCCAGCAAGGAAGGCCAGCAAGGCAAGCTGTACCAGGCCAATGGCGGCACGCTGTTCCTCGACGAGATCGGCGACATGCCCTATCCCTTGCAGGCCCGGCTGCTGCGGGTGCTCGAAGAGCGCACCATCGTACCGCTGGGCGGCGGTGCCCCGCTGCCCCTGGATATCCAGGTGACCAGCGCCACGCATTGCGACCTGCAGCAGATGATTGCCAAGGGCACGTTCCGCGAAGACCTGTTCTACCGCCTGCAGGGCATCACGCTGCGGCTGCCGCCCCTGCGCGAACGCACCGACGTGCGCGCCCTCGTCAGCCTGATCGTCACCGAGGAAAGCGATGACGGCGCGCCGCTGTCGCTCGACGAAACCCTGCTGGCCGCGCTGGAACGGCAGCGCTGGCCGGGCAACCTTCGCCAGTTGCGGCACCTGCTGCGCGCGATGATCGCGCTGCGCGAATCGGATCACCTGACGGTGCACGACCTGCCGCCGGAGTACCGCACCGGTATTGTCGCGCCGGAAAGCCCCATGCGGGATAGCGAAGAGGCCTTGTCGGGCACGCGCGATCCCGGCGCGCACGCCGCTGGCCCGCTGGCCGCTGGCCTCCCACAGGACGATGTGCTGGCTGCCGATCCGGATGCCACCGATCCGCTAGCCACCGATCCGGATGACGGGAATTCGCACGACTTGAATCCGCTGGAACATGCCGAACGCGAGGCCTTGCTGCGCGAGCTGCAGCGGCACGACTGGAACATTTCCACGGTGGCGCGGCAGCTCCATATCAGCCGCAACACGCTGTATCGCAAGGTGCAGCGCCTGCATATCCGTCATCCCGGCAAGGCCGTGCCGTGCTGA
- a CDS encoding beta-propeller fold lactonase family protein, producing the protein MLPLRRLLVPAALLACVPALFAAPFAYVPNEGSGTISVIDTATDEVVAEIPGGSKPRGLAVSRDARWLYVSDQPKNRLQIVSLERRAPEGTVDLGESPEGVALSPDGRWVVAAVEEKHEIVVTDTRTNTRAFAIPVKGRNPEHAVFSPDGKQLFVSAENGDAVDIIDMATRKQVAQVAVGARPRGIGFLPDGSRAYVAAENANEVYVIDAATHAIVARIPAGLRANGVAVHPDGSRVYVSNGGAASVSVIDTKTNRVVATVGVGERPWNMALTPDGAKLYVANGRSGSVSVIDTARNEKLRDIAVGKLPWGVVVR; encoded by the coding sequence ATGCTGCCGCTTCGCCGCCTCCTTGTTCCCGCCGCCCTGCTGGCCTGTGTCCCCGCCCTGTTCGCCGCGCCGTTCGCCTATGTGCCGAACGAAGGTTCCGGCACGATTTCCGTGATCGACACGGCCACCGACGAGGTCGTGGCGGAAATACCCGGCGGCAGCAAGCCGCGCGGTCTGGCGGTAAGCCGGGATGCCCGCTGGCTCTACGTCAGCGACCAGCCGAAAAACCGGCTGCAGATCGTCAGCCTGGAGCGCCGCGCGCCCGAAGGCACCGTGGACCTGGGCGAATCGCCCGAGGGCGTGGCGCTGTCGCCCGATGGCCGCTGGGTCGTCGCCGCCGTGGAGGAAAAGCACGAGATCGTCGTCACGGACACCCGCACGAACACGCGCGCGTTCGCCATTCCCGTGAAGGGCCGCAATCCCGAGCACGCCGTGTTCAGCCCGGACGGCAAACAGCTGTTCGTCAGCGCCGAGAACGGCGACGCCGTCGACATTATCGACATGGCCACGCGCAAGCAGGTGGCCCAGGTCGCCGTGGGCGCGCGGCCGCGCGGCATCGGCTTCCTGCCGGACGGCAGCCGCGCCTACGTGGCCGCCGAGAACGCCAACGAGGTGTACGTGATCGACGCGGCCACCCATGCCATTGTCGCCCGCATCCCGGCAGGCCTGCGCGCCAACGGTGTGGCCGTGCACCCGGATGGCAGCCGCGTCTACGTGTCAAACGGCGGTGCCGCCAGCGTGTCCGTCATCGACACGAAGACCAACCGGGTGGTGGCCACCGTCGGCGTCGGCGAACGGCCGTGGAACATGGCGCTGACGCCCGATGGTGCCAAGCTGTACGTGGCGAATGGGCGCTCGGGCAGCGTTTCCGTGATCGATACGGCGCGTAATGAGAAGCTGCGCGATATCGCGGTGGGCAAGCTGCCGTGGGGTGTGGTGGTGCGGTGA
- a CDS encoding type II toxin-antitoxin system HipA family toxin, whose product MVVFDCTTPAAPIPVASFGLKRNGDGRFAYGKRYLQRPAAFSLDPRHLPLEDRELLLPRQPDGTYGVLSDAGPNAWGAKLAARLLRQARKPLPGNPVEWFLQSKHFGSGCLAFAASPDEPPRLGDIPCRSSDLSSRLLDALDRYLSNPDPDLDAETVNLLFPGSDLGGLRPKTIVMHDGVEHIAKFSRPDDLFDVPAAEYATLRLAHLAGITVPSFELVSIGSGQRSVLLVERFDRTGKGHRIHYLSAHSLLRPGPLSADQREYQTSFSYAAIAEALRPRNDAAPADAHELFRRMVLNIMVGNVDDHLRNHALLMREPGVLRLSPAFDICPHLEAPFRGQNIGVGAFGTASTVENALSQCRRFFLTLEEALKIVTEVKDVVSGWRQEFADAGVSETDRYRIAGCFAVAEEATGVQVNLGYPSRGDDTEDGSGQAPAPSM is encoded by the coding sequence ATGGTCGTGTTCGACTGCACGACGCCAGCGGCCCCGATTCCTGTCGCATCATTCGGCTTGAAGCGTAACGGTGACGGCCGCTTCGCCTATGGCAAGCGGTATCTGCAGCGTCCCGCCGCGTTCAGCCTGGACCCGAGACATCTTCCGCTCGAGGACCGCGAACTCCTGCTGCCAAGGCAGCCCGATGGCACGTACGGCGTGCTGTCGGATGCCGGGCCGAACGCCTGGGGTGCGAAGCTTGCCGCACGCCTGCTGCGGCAGGCGCGCAAGCCGCTGCCCGGAAATCCCGTTGAGTGGTTTTTACAGTCGAAGCATTTTGGTTCGGGCTGTCTGGCCTTCGCGGCAAGTCCGGACGAACCGCCGCGGCTTGGCGACATTCCCTGCCGATCGTCGGACCTTTCGTCCCGACTGCTCGACGCATTGGATCGATACCTGAGCAATCCGGACCCTGACCTGGACGCGGAAACCGTCAACCTGCTATTTCCAGGCAGCGACCTGGGCGGCCTGCGTCCGAAGACGATCGTCATGCACGACGGCGTGGAGCACATTGCAAAGTTCAGCCGCCCCGATGATCTGTTCGATGTTCCGGCCGCCGAGTACGCGACGCTCAGGCTTGCGCACCTGGCCGGGATTACGGTCCCTTCGTTCGAACTGGTTTCGATCGGTTCTGGACAACGCTCGGTCCTGCTGGTGGAGCGTTTCGACCGTACCGGCAAAGGACACCGCATCCATTATCTCAGCGCCCATAGCCTGCTTCGACCAGGGCCGTTGAGCGCGGACCAGCGGGAATATCAAACCAGCTTTTCCTATGCCGCGATTGCCGAAGCCCTGCGGCCGCGCAATGATGCGGCGCCCGCGGATGCGCACGAGCTTTTTCGGCGCATGGTCCTCAATATCATGGTCGGCAATGTCGACGATCACCTGCGCAACCATGCCTTGCTGATGCGGGAACCCGGTGTCTTGCGCTTGTCCCCGGCATTCGACATTTGCCCCCACCTCGAGGCGCCATTCCGCGGACAGAACATCGGTGTTGGCGCCTTCGGCACCGCGAGCACGGTGGAGAACGCCCTCTCGCAATGCCGGCGATTTTTCCTGACGCTGGAAGAAGCACTGAAGATCGTCACCGAAGTGAAAGATGTCGTCTCGGGCTGGCGCCAGGAATTCGCGGACGCCGGTGTCAGCGAGACCGATCGGTACCGGATCGCCGGGTGCTTTGCGGTCGCGGAGGAAGCGACAGGCGTCCAAGTCAATCTTGGTTATCCAAGCCGCGGTGACGATACGGAAGACGGCTCCGGCCAGGCGCCAGCGCCATCCATGTAA
- a CDS encoding helix-turn-helix domain-containing protein, whose translation MAKTTQFHSAAALDIAARLGDRLRRARKSQRRTLADLEQSSRIHRQTLARLEHGDPTVSFGVVLIVLEALGQLADLEMLVGNPESVRPLVSDDTDSLNRDF comes from the coding sequence ATGGCAAAAACCACCCAATTTCACTCCGCAGCCGCACTCGATATCGCAGCTCGCCTTGGAGATCGACTCCGGAGAGCAAGGAAATCGCAGCGGCGCACCCTTGCCGATCTCGAACAGTCGAGCCGGATTCATCGCCAGACGCTTGCCCGGCTCGAGCATGGCGACCCGACAGTCTCGTTTGGCGTGGTATTGATTGTGCTCGAAGCCCTGGGCCAGCTGGCCGACCTGGAGATGCTCGTCGGGAACCCGGAGAGTGTCCGGCCACTCGTTTCCGACGATACCGATTCACTGAACAGGGATTTCTGA
- a CDS encoding ORC-CDC6 family AAA ATPase, producing MITHSNPFALVKASDITDQLINDLWVELGHVAIRSIIEPTSTRSKFILGGKGTGKTHILRYYSYSAVKLRGRRKSGLDVIAESKFLAVFLRASGLDAPRFEIPGIDTFEWQQLFSVYLELCLAQAVLDALADVVVSTPGEEFNQVEFIQEIQTKLAGADLSNCNTIVDLKRWVLEQTRSLDDAVNNAAYTRKLDVRVPFSIGKLAIPIARAMGKLHSRLADIPLIYLIDEIENFSVAQQQVVNTLIRYGEGLATFRVTGRLYARKTKATLADGEENREHAEFKTEILDEKLRNYPKYPEFCSKFVRKRLLLAGMGSAVANENFSPASCFEEIDQSNFYNEAINLLGVADGAQLSLKNFSDELRALLKDAYSEDLAQELTSTLTEGLPPLLQKLNIVLFCKKLSKRTKLAHLAGLVRQMSDEYFESHGQAKGPYATAYGHYSTDLFSQICRDSRRALGVPYAGFEVFTRMSWGNPRNLLIVLGHAYEIARFKEIDFINGRPLSIQHQTQAAVDAARFAFENDSNYGRVSDVARDATRRLGEFLRTARFSLRIPEVSPLAVSFSEDDLSPSAREVLNAALNYSLIYEVYDGRPDRNTKILNRKIQLNAMLSPRWGLPVVRRGDISLNRDLLDAIFVEGKRESFDALLKAASLRWNSVIRSLGTEISQPALF from the coding sequence ATGATTACACATTCCAATCCATTTGCGCTTGTAAAAGCCTCTGACATTACGGATCAGCTAATCAACGATCTTTGGGTAGAACTCGGCCACGTCGCGATTCGTTCCATTATCGAGCCGACCTCGACACGATCAAAATTTATCCTAGGCGGAAAAGGAACTGGGAAAACACACATCCTTCGATATTATTCGTACTCCGCCGTTAAACTACGCGGCAGACGCAAATCCGGATTAGATGTTATCGCGGAGAGCAAATTCCTTGCTGTGTTCCTCCGTGCATCAGGGTTGGACGCGCCTCGATTTGAAATCCCTGGGATTGACACTTTCGAATGGCAACAACTATTCTCGGTATATCTTGAGCTTTGTTTAGCTCAAGCAGTGCTGGATGCATTAGCGGATGTTGTCGTATCTACCCCGGGCGAAGAGTTCAATCAGGTCGAGTTCATTCAAGAGATCCAAACTAAGTTGGCAGGGGCTGATCTATCGAATTGTAATACGATAGTGGATCTTAAACGTTGGGTATTAGAGCAAACACGCAGTCTCGATGACGCAGTGAACAACGCTGCCTATACACGCAAGTTAGATGTTCGCGTCCCCTTCTCTATCGGCAAGCTCGCCATTCCAATTGCGCGTGCGATGGGAAAACTACACTCAAGACTTGCGGATATCCCTCTAATATATCTCATTGATGAGATAGAAAACTTCTCCGTAGCACAACAGCAGGTGGTTAATACGCTCATTCGCTATGGCGAAGGCTTAGCAACTTTCCGCGTAACTGGACGGCTTTATGCTCGGAAGACTAAGGCCACATTAGCGGATGGCGAGGAAAATCGGGAACATGCGGAATTTAAAACCGAAATCCTCGATGAGAAACTTAGGAATTATCCGAAGTATCCTGAATTTTGTTCAAAGTTCGTTAGGAAAAGATTACTTTTAGCTGGAATGGGTAGTGCTGTCGCTAATGAAAACTTTTCGCCAGCATCATGTTTCGAAGAGATCGATCAATCAAACTTTTACAACGAAGCTATCAATCTACTTGGCGTCGCAGATGGAGCGCAACTTTCACTAAAGAATTTCAGCGACGAACTTCGCGCGTTACTGAAAGATGCTTACTCAGAAGATTTGGCTCAGGAACTTACCTCTACCTTAACCGAGGGATTGCCGCCCCTGTTGCAAAAGTTAAACATTGTTCTATTCTGCAAAAAACTTTCGAAGCGAACTAAGTTGGCGCACTTAGCAGGTTTAGTCCGTCAGATGTCTGATGAATATTTTGAAAGCCACGGGCAAGCAAAAGGTCCATACGCAACAGCGTATGGACATTACTCAACAGATCTTTTTAGCCAAATTTGTCGAGACTCACGTCGCGCCCTTGGCGTACCATACGCTGGATTTGAAGTTTTTACACGTATGTCGTGGGGCAACCCTCGCAACTTGCTGATTGTGTTAGGTCATGCATATGAAATAGCCCGATTTAAGGAAATTGACTTTATTAATGGTCGACCTCTATCTATCCAACACCAAACGCAAGCAGCTGTCGACGCGGCACGATTCGCTTTCGAAAACGACTCAAATTACGGTCGTGTATCTGATGTAGCTAGAGATGCAACAAGACGTTTGGGAGAATTTTTGCGTACTGCGCGGTTTTCGTTACGTATTCCAGAAGTTTCTCCTCTTGCAGTTAGTTTTTCCGAGGACGACTTGAGCCCGAGCGCGCGTGAGGTCTTGAACGCCGCATTAAATTACTCTCTCATTTATGAAGTTTATGACGGGCGACCAGATAGAAATACCAAGATTCTAAATAGAAAAATTCAATTGAATGCGATGCTATCTCCTCGCTGGGGACTTCCTGTCGTCCGCCGAGGTGACATAAGCTTGAATCGAGATTTGCTAGATGCTATTTTCGTTGAGGGAAAGCGAGAGTCTTTTGACGCGCTTCTAAAGGCGGCGAGCTTACGCTGGAATAGCGTTATTCGCTCTCTTGGAACAGAAATTAGCCAACCAGCGTTATTCTAA